One genomic window of Tachypleus tridentatus isolate NWPU-2018 chromosome 12, ASM421037v1, whole genome shotgun sequence includes the following:
- the LOC143235845 gene encoding uncharacterized protein LOC143235845 codes for MWKTFRLSPFLICRGMYLIYKITEFKRYLQEQNKRETAERELDHLNHKIDKLLVKLEGHEPEMAMSREEECAICISARASMQTFPCGHKVVCRKCFIKTIQIVVTQRILPLRCVVCRARILHIKHILSRGVAEPTAQSVSVLMNYREPHQSVQNTLMADALAGSQCFRSSSINDVTMKSSDIKGVKYKLAISPLSQGSNNNLKEGFSVQESSRSITGPHQSLQTLKTGPERSNIQWGDHSSKNVVRKFAPNYLRRHQVHVSTPTHLCPIKEHEEQETIDVTP; via the exons ATGTGGAAAACGTTTCGTTTGAGTCCGTTTCTCATTTGCAGAG GAATGTATCTAATTTATAAAATCACCGAGTTCAAACGATACCTCCAAGAGCAAAATAAACGAGAGACAGCAGAGAGAGAACTGGACCACTTGAACCACAAGATT GACAAACTTCTAGTGAAACTGGAAGGTCATGAGCCGGAAATGGCTATGTCACGTGAGGAGGAA tgCGCCATCTGCATCAGTGCCAGAGCGTCCATGCAGACTTTTCCATGTGGCCACAAAGTTGtttgtagaaaatgttttataaagacAATTCAGATTGTTGTGACCCAGAGGATTCTGCCACTTCGGTGTGTCGTGTGTCGAGCTCGAATTCTCCATATTAAACACATACTTTCTCGTGGAGTTGCAGAACCCACGGCCCAAAGTGTTTCGGTGTTGATGAATTACAGAGAACCACATCAAAGCGTACAAAATACATTAATGGCTGATGCTCTAGCAGGTTCTCAGTGTTTCCGTTCAAGTAGCATTAATGACGTCACTATGAAATCAAGCGACATCAAGGGTGTGAAATACAAGCTTGCTATCTCACCCTTATCTCAAGGCAGTAACAACAATTTAAAAGAGGGATTTTCAGTGCAAGAAAGTTCCCGATCCATTACTGGTCCCCATCAATCCCTGCAAACATTGAAAACTGGTCCAGAAAGGAGCAATATCCAATGGGGTGACCACAGTTCAAAGAATGTTGTGAGAAAGTTTGCGCCAAATTACCTTCGACGTCATCAGGTTCACGTCAGTACACCGACACATCTGTGTCCAATCAAAGAACACGAGGAACAAGAAACTATAGACGTCACACCATAA